The Mesorhizobium sp. NBSH29 genome has a segment encoding these proteins:
- a CDS encoding class I SAM-dependent methyltransferase produces the protein MSNDALKTLFHPFETGDLPLPETGARILFLGAEAGFLVPEGFVAELSCVQGFRPAFLALQSSGLKVAPQIEGDDFDSALILCNRHRGENENRIADALEKVRPGGTILVAGGKEEGIASLRKRVAGLTPLDGNLAKYHGGVFWFRRDGDIEPLLDALRSGNGPVRVEDRFVTAPGMFSYDRVDKGSRLLAETVPSDFSGHVADFCAGWGFLSAELLRRAPGIKAIDLHEADFASLEAARINLSTAAQAAFFWRDLLSEPVTEKYAAIIMNPPFHNRRNADPLIGQDMVKTAAGALRRGGQLWMVANVHLPYETTLNAQFGSHREHARENGFKVLSASR, from the coding sequence ATGTCCAACGACGCCCTGAAGACGCTGTTCCATCCCTTCGAAACCGGCGACCTGCCGCTGCCGGAGACAGGCGCGCGCATCCTGTTCCTGGGTGCCGAAGCTGGGTTCCTGGTACCGGAAGGATTTGTAGCTGAGCTTTCCTGCGTCCAGGGCTTCCGGCCTGCTTTCCTCGCACTCCAGTCCTCCGGGCTGAAGGTCGCCCCGCAAATCGAAGGCGACGATTTCGACAGCGCCCTCATTTTGTGCAACCGTCATCGTGGCGAAAACGAAAACCGGATCGCCGACGCATTGGAAAAGGTCCGGCCGGGGGGCACCATTTTGGTTGCCGGTGGCAAGGAGGAAGGCATAGCCAGCCTTCGCAAACGTGTCGCCGGGCTGACCCCGCTCGACGGAAACCTTGCCAAGTATCATGGCGGTGTATTCTGGTTTCGCCGGGATGGTGACATAGAGCCGCTTCTGGACGCGCTGCGGTCGGGCAACGGTCCTGTTCGCGTGGAAGATCGGTTCGTAACAGCACCCGGAATGTTTTCTTATGATCGGGTCGACAAGGGGTCACGCCTGCTGGCGGAGACGGTTCCCAGCGATTTTTCAGGTCACGTTGCCGATTTCTGTGCCGGGTGGGGCTTTCTTTCAGCCGAGCTTCTGCGCCGCGCGCCAGGCATCAAGGCAATCGATCTCCACGAAGCGGATTTCGCCTCGCTCGAAGCGGCACGGATAAACCTCTCGACAGCCGCTCAAGCTGCCTTCTTCTGGCGCGATCTCCTGTCAGAGCCAGTGACGGAAAAATACGCCGCGATCATCATGAATCCACCGTTCCACAACAGGCGCAACGCAGATCCCTTGATCGGCCAAGACATGGTCAAGACGGCAGCCGGCGCCCTGCGTCGTGGTGGTCAGCTATGGATGGTCGCCAACGTGCACCTGCCCTATGAGACAACGCTGAACGCACAGTTCGGCAGTCACCGCGAGCACGCCCGCGAGAACGGCTTCAAGGTGCTGTCGGCAAGCCGATAA
- the rpsO gene encoding 30S ribosomal protein S15, protein MSITAERKQALMTEFATVKNDTGSPEVQVAILSERIKNLTEHFKDHKKDNHSRRGLLALVSQRRSLLDYLKGRDEARYSTLIEKLGLRR, encoded by the coding sequence ATGTCGATTACTGCCGAACGCAAACAGGCGTTGATGACCGAATTCGCAACCGTGAAAAACGATACCGGCTCTCCGGAAGTTCAGGTTGCCATTCTTTCCGAACGCATCAAGAACCTGACCGAGCACTTCAAGGACCACAAAAAGGATAACCACTCCCGCCGTGGACTTCTTGCTCTCGTGTCACAGCGTCGGAGCCTGCTCGATTATCTGAAGGGCAGGGATGAGGCGCGCTATTCGACACTGATCGAAAAGCTCGGCCTTCGCCGCTAA
- the pnp gene encoding polyribonucleotide nucleotidyltransferase, with the protein MFKHHKVEIEWAGRPLTLETGKIARQADGAVLATYGETVVLATVVSMKEPKPGLDFFPLTVNYQEKTYAAGKIPGGYFKREGRPSEKETLVSRLIDRPIRPLFAAGYKNDTQIVITVLQHDLENDPDILSIVATSAALTLSGVPFMGPIGGARVGYINGSYVLNPHIDEMQESKLDLIVAGTDAAVLMVESEAKELDEETMLGAVMFGQKGFQPVIDAIIKLAEVAAKEPRDFTAPTYEDLEAEMLKMVEGELRDAYKNTDKQARYAAVDIVKAKVKAAFAPAEGEEAKWKPEQVATVFKELQAKIVRWNILDTKSRIDGRDLSTVRNIVSEVGILPRTHGSALFTRGETQAIVVATLGTGEDEQYVDSLTGMYKEKFLLHYNFPPYSVGETGRMGSPGRREIGHGKLAWRSIRPMLPAADQFPYTLRVVSEITESNGSSSMATVCGTSLALMDAGVPLQKPVAGIAMGLIKEGDRYAVLSDILGDEDHLGDMDFKVAGTTNGITALQMDIKIDGITEEIMNVALGQAKDGRLHILEEMSKALSGARAELGEFAPRIEVMNIPTDKIRDVIGSGGKVIREIVEKTGAKINIEDDGTVKIASSNAKEIEAAKKWIHTIVAEPEIGEIYEGTVVKTADFGAFVNFFGPKDGLVHISQLANDRVAKTSDVVKEGQKVFVKLMGFDERGKVRLSMKVVDQETGKEIAREKGGEEDAA; encoded by the coding sequence ATGTTCAAACACCACAAAGTGGAAATCGAATGGGCCGGTCGGCCCCTTACTCTGGAAACCGGCAAGATTGCGCGTCAGGCTGATGGCGCAGTGCTTGCGACCTACGGCGAGACCGTTGTTCTGGCCACCGTCGTCTCCATGAAAGAGCCGAAGCCGGGTCTCGACTTCTTCCCGCTCACAGTGAATTACCAGGAAAAGACCTACGCCGCCGGAAAGATTCCGGGTGGCTACTTCAAGCGTGAAGGCCGTCCGAGCGAAAAGGAAACGCTGGTTTCGCGTCTCATCGACCGCCCGATCCGCCCGCTCTTTGCCGCTGGCTACAAGAACGACACGCAGATCGTCATCACGGTCTTGCAGCATGACCTGGAAAACGATCCGGACATCCTGTCGATTGTCGCGACGTCCGCAGCACTCACCCTTTCGGGCGTTCCCTTCATGGGCCCGATCGGCGGCGCACGCGTCGGCTATATCAACGGCTCTTACGTGCTGAACCCGCATATCGATGAGATGCAGGAATCCAAGCTCGACCTGATTGTCGCGGGCACCGACGCAGCGGTTCTGATGGTTGAATCAGAAGCCAAGGAGCTTGACGAGGAAACCATGCTCGGCGCCGTAATGTTCGGCCAGAAGGGTTTCCAGCCCGTCATCGACGCCATCATCAAGCTGGCCGAAGTGGCCGCCAAGGAGCCGCGCGATTTCACCGCACCAACCTATGAGGATCTCGAAGCCGAGATGCTGAAGATGGTTGAGGGCGAACTGCGCGACGCCTACAAGAACACCGACAAGCAGGCCCGCTACGCCGCCGTTGATATCGTCAAGGCGAAGGTAAAGGCAGCTTTTGCTCCCGCAGAAGGCGAAGAAGCCAAGTGGAAGCCTGAGCAGGTCGCGACCGTGTTCAAGGAGCTTCAGGCCAAGATCGTGCGCTGGAACATCCTCGACACCAAGTCGCGTATTGATGGCCGTGATCTCTCCACCGTCCGCAACATTGTTTCCGAAGTTGGCATCCTGCCCCGCACGCACGGTTCGGCGCTGTTCACCCGCGGCGAAACACAGGCCATCGTGGTTGCCACGCTGGGCACCGGCGAAGACGAGCAGTACGTCGATTCGCTGACCGGCATGTACAAGGAGAAGTTCCTCCTTCACTACAACTTCCCTCCCTACTCGGTTGGTGAAACCGGCCGCATGGGTTCGCCTGGCCGTCGCGAGATCGGCCATGGCAAGCTCGCCTGGCGCTCTATTCGCCCGATGCTTCCTGCCGCCGATCAGTTCCCCTACACGCTGCGCGTCGTCTCGGAGATCACCGAGTCCAACGGTTCGTCCTCAATGGCCACTGTCTGCGGCACCTCGCTGGCGCTGATGGATGCCGGCGTTCCGCTGCAGAAGCCTGTTGCCGGTATCGCCATGGGCCTGATCAAGGAAGGTGACCGCTACGCAGTCCTCTCCGACATCCTCGGCGACGAAGATCATCTCGGCGACATGGACTTCAAGGTTGCCGGTACGACCAACGGCATCACCGCGCTGCAGATGGACATCAAGATCGACGGTATCACCGAAGAGATCATGAACGTCGCACTCGGCCAGGCCAAGGACGGTCGTCTCCACATTCTCGAGGAGATGAGCAAGGCGCTTTCGGGTGCCCGTGCTGAACTCGGTGAGTTTGCACCGCGCATTGAGGTGATGAACATCCCGACCGACAAGATCCGTGATGTGATCGGTTCGGGCGGCAAGGTCATCCGCGAAATCGTGGAAAAGACCGGCGCCAAGATCAACATCGAAGACGACGGCACGGTCAAGATCGCTTCATCGAACGCCAAGGAGATCGAGGCGGCCAAGAAGTGGATCCACACCATCGTCGCTGAGCCAGAAATCGGTGAAATTTATGAGGGCACGGTCGTCAAGACCGCCGATTTCGGCGCCTTCGTGAACTTCTTCGGCCCCAAGGACGGCCTCGTCCACATCTCGCAGCTTGCCAATGACCGGGTCGCCAAGACTTCGGACGTTGTCAAGGAAGGCCAGAAGGTCTTCGTCAAGCTCATGGGCTTTGACGAGCGTGGCAAGGTTCGCCTGTCGATGAAGGTTGTCGACCAGGAAACCGGCAAGGAAATCGCCCGCGAAAAGGGCGGCGAAGAAGACGCTGCCTGA
- the fabI gene encoding enoyl-ACP reductase FabI, which translates to MDGLMKGKRGLIMGVANDHSIAWGIARKLAEHGAEMAFTYQGEAFGRRVKPLAEKVGTSLVLPCDVEDSASVDAVFEQLGNAWDGKLDFIVHAIGFSDKNELKGLYADTSRDNFVRTMVISCYSFTEIARKAAPMMTDGGSMITLTYAGSVRVMPNYNVMGVAKAGLEASVRYLASDYGPRGIRVNGLSAGPVRTLAGAGIADARLMYSFQQRNSPLRRAIDLDDVGGSALYLLSDLSSGVTGEIHYVDSGYHVVSMPTLEELKRTDSE; encoded by the coding sequence ATGGACGGATTGATGAAGGGCAAGCGCGGCCTCATCATGGGGGTCGCGAACGACCATTCCATCGCCTGGGGCATAGCGCGAAAGCTTGCCGAGCACGGCGCTGAAATGGCCTTCACCTATCAGGGCGAAGCCTTTGGGCGCCGCGTCAAGCCGCTGGCCGAGAAGGTCGGTACCTCGCTGGTATTGCCGTGTGACGTGGAAGACAGCGCTTCAGTCGATGCGGTGTTTGAACAGCTCGGAAACGCCTGGGATGGCAAGCTCGACTTTATCGTCCATGCCATCGGCTTTTCCGACAAGAACGAGCTGAAGGGTCTTTACGCCGACACCTCACGCGACAATTTCGTCCGCACCATGGTGATCTCCTGCTACTCATTCACCGAAATCGCCCGCAAGGCGGCGCCGATGATGACCGACGGCGGCTCGATGATTACGCTGACCTATGCCGGCTCGGTGCGCGTGATGCCCAACTACAATGTCATGGGGGTGGCCAAGGCCGGGCTGGAAGCCAGCGTACGCTATCTTGCCAGCGACTACGGACCGCGCGGCATTCGCGTCAACGGTCTTTCGGCCGGACCGGTGCGCACGCTTGCCGGTGCCGGCATCGCCGATGCGCGGCTGATGTATTCGTTCCAGCAACGCAACTCGCCGCTGCGGCGCGCCATCGATCTCGACGATGTCGGCGGTTCGGCGCTCTATCTGTTGTCGGATCTTTCATCCGGCGTCACCGGTGAAATCCACTATGTGGATTCGGGCTATCACGTCGTGTCCATGCCGACGCTGGAAGAGCTGAAACGCACCGACAGCGAGTAG
- the truB gene encoding tRNA pseudouridine(55) synthase TruB produces the protein MRRGKKKGRPISGWLVFDKPVGMGSTDAVSKIKWLFNAEKAGHAGTLDPLASGMLPIALGEATKTVPYVMDGTKVYQFTVAWGEERSTDDLEGPVTKTSDIRPDEAAIRALLPKYTGVIQQIPPQFSAIKIEGQRAYDLAREGETVDIPAREVEIDRLDLVEMTAEGHAVFEVECGKGTYVRSLARDMGRDLGCYGYVALLRRSEVEPFTAEDFVTLAELEAVAPPRPQKSEDGEPQPFAPDISERYAKLDGLLVDTGAALDCLPQVALTDEAAAKIRLGNPVVIRGRDAPVEADEACATVRGKLVAIGAVEAGIFKPKRVFAG, from the coding sequence GTGCGACGTGGCAAGAAAAAGGGCCGGCCGATATCCGGCTGGCTGGTGTTCGACAAGCCGGTGGGGATGGGCTCGACCGATGCCGTCTCGAAGATAAAGTGGCTTTTCAATGCCGAAAAGGCTGGCCATGCCGGCACGCTTGATCCGCTCGCATCAGGCATGCTCCCGATCGCGCTTGGCGAAGCCACAAAAACAGTTCCCTATGTCATGGACGGCACCAAGGTCTATCAGTTCACCGTCGCCTGGGGCGAAGAACGCTCTACCGACGATCTGGAAGGCCCGGTAACGAAAACCTCCGACATTCGCCCCGACGAGGCCGCGATCCGTGCGCTGCTGCCAAAATATACCGGTGTGATCCAGCAAATCCCGCCGCAGTTCTCAGCCATCAAGATCGAGGGCCAACGCGCCTACGATCTGGCGCGTGAGGGCGAGACGGTTGATATTCCAGCCCGCGAGGTTGAGATCGATCGCCTTGATCTGGTGGAGATGACGGCTGAAGGCCACGCAGTTTTCGAGGTCGAATGCGGCAAGGGCACCTATGTGCGCTCGCTCGCCCGCGACATGGGCCGGGATCTTGGATGCTATGGCTATGTTGCGCTCCTCAGGCGCTCCGAAGTCGAGCCTTTCACCGCCGAAGATTTCGTCACGTTGGCCGAACTGGAAGCTGTGGCACCACCGCGCCCGCAAAAAAGCGAAGACGGCGAGCCCCAACCTTTCGCGCCCGACATCAGTGAACGCTATGCAAAGCTGGACGGTTTGCTGGTCGACACCGGCGCTGCGCTCGACTGCCTGCCGCAGGTCGCACTGACCGATGAGGCCGCAGCCAAGATCAGGCTTGGCAACCCGGTGGTGATCCGCGGGCGCGATGCGCCGGTGGAGGCGGACGAAGCCTGCGCTACCGTCCGCGGCAAGCTGGTTGCCATAGGCGCGGTGGAAGCCGGGATATTCAAGCCAAAGCGTGTTTTCGCCGGTTGA